The stretch of DNA GTACCTGGCCGAACGCGATCCGAGCAGGAAGCCAAACGAACTTGCCCCTAGAAACAGCTAGACCCCCTTATCCACAGGTGTGGGGGGGTCTGCAATGACGACAATACACCGGATCCGGCGTATTAGCTATCCGCCACGTCACGCCGGGCTTGATTTACCAGATGGTTGGCGGTGACCAATCGGCGGTGCAGACCGAGCGCCGTGCGACAGGGGGTCCGGCCCGTATCGGGCTTTGTGTGGGGGGGGCACCGCCCAGATGGGGGGACTTATCGCCAGGCTTCCTCGGAGAGCAGAACGTCGATGTCGATTGCACGTATCGCCGCACACAGGCGTTCAAGCTTGTCGCGGTCGGTGTCGGCGGCAGGGATGCCGTTGTCGTCAGGGGGCACTTCGCCAGGTTACTGGTGGGGGGCGCACTCTGCCGTGGGTTATGAAAGTGCAGCCCGGTTCGCAGATCGCGTCCCAAGTCTGGGTCGTCGGCAGATTGTTCCAGCGCGTCGAGCTGCGCGGCGGCCTCCGGTGCGTACTCGATGGGCACCGCTACCGGCGCCGCTTATAGGTGCGTTTCACGGCGGTGGACGGGTCGTCCAGAAACTCCTCGATGCGCGCGGGGTCGGCAGTCGGGAGCGCGAGGTAGCTCGCCTGTGCCGCCGACATGACTACCGCCGGTTCCAGCACCAGCACGCCGTCGGGTTCTTCGCGTAGCAAGTACGTCGAGTCCGGGTGACCCACCAGGGTGACGCGGCCGCGGCTGTCGGTGCGGATCATCTCACTCATATCATCCACACTGCCCCTTTGTGCTTTGTGTGGGTCGAACCCACAAAGGGTAGGGGCATTTCAAACCAATTCGGGGATGTCCGATAAACGATCGTTTGCGCGACAGTCCAACGGTGAGCGCGTTTGCGCAGGGCGGTTCTGTAACGCTTGCCGTGTCCGCGCCAACGTCACGTTGTCGGGGGTTGGCGATACGGTTCGGGCCATGCGGATCGGTTATGGGCGGGTTTCCACCCGCGACCAGCGCCCCGAGGCCCAGCGCGATGCTCTCGTCGCGGCCGGCTGTGATCGGATCTTCCTCGATGTGGTGTCCGGCAAGCTGGCTCGCCGCCCTGAGCTGGACAAGGCGTTGCTGTCAGCCAACCGGGTCGGCGATCAGCTGGTGGTGACCAAACTCGACCGGCTGGGCCGGTCACTGGAACACCTGATCGAGTTGTCCAAGCGCCTCCAGGGCGCCGGCGTGGATTTGGTGGTGCTTGACCAGGGCATCGACACCTCGACTGCTATCGGCCGCATGTTCTTCCAAATCCTCGGCGCGGTAGCGGAATTCGAGCACGCTTTGATGTCGGAGCGCACGATGGACGGCCTGGCGGCCGCGCGGGCCCGTGGCCGCACCGGCGGACAGAAACCCAAACTGGGGCCGCGGCAGGTGAAGCTTGCGCAGCAGATGTACGGCGAGACCGGGGATGACGGGAAGCGTCGCTACACCGTTGCCCAAATCGCCGCCGAGTTCGGCGTCACCCGGCCCACCATCTACCGGCACCTGAGCAAGCCCCTCAACACCAGCAGCTCGACCGCGACTACACGTATTGATGTATGATGGTGTTACAGTAATCGTCATACACCAATGGGAGGGCGGTATGGCCGTCTTGAACATCCGGGTAGAAGACCGGATCCGCGATCAGCTCAAGGGGATGGCCGACGCCGAAGGAGTCACGCTGAGCGAATACGCCCGCGATCTGCTCATGGCCGCGGTCGTCCCCGTACATCAGCCGCCGGAGAGGCACGGTGACCTGCCGGCACCGGAAACCATGCGGATTTCCGACCGCCAGGTGCTCTCGCTGCTGCACCGCATCCTCGCGCGTGTACTACCCGCAGACTCCAACGACGTTGACGGGAACACGGAGGATCAACTGGAGCGTGCGCGTGTGATCGAGTCGGGTTTCACCGAGGAGTACTGGCGCGAAGTCGCCGGGTTCCGCCCTGAACTGTCCAAGCGCGACTGCGGCCGCGTCCTCGACATCCTCGACATGTTCCGCTCGATCACCTTCAGCATCCAGCGCCTGGAAAAGCAAGGAACAACCGTCGGCGAGGACGCGGCCTACGGGCTGGAGTTTCAGGGCTTCGACTTCAACGACGGGCTCGAGAGCCACATGGCCAGCTACATCGAGTTCCTGATGGAGGATGGCGACCGCTGGACCGAACTGCGGCCGCAGCTAGACCGCACCGACGGCGGAAACTCCCACCACCGGATGCTCGACATCTACATGCGGATGCTCGCCGAGTACCGGCGCATCATGGACGGCCGCGGCCTGGGACTCCATCCGGACCACTACCTGCTGTCCATGGACGAACTGGAGAAGATCGCGGCGGCTCGGGTCCACCCGTCGAACCGGGGTTAGCTCGGCCCACCTCTCTTGAGACAACGTTGTCAGCGTTTGCCCAGCCACTTGCGCACGGTCATGCGGTCGACACCGAGTTCTTCGGCGATCCGTGTTTCAGAGACGCCTTCGCTGTGAGCGGACTGGGCCATGATCTGGGCTATGCGTGAAGCTTCTGCCGCGGCCGCGCGGGCTCGGGCAAGTTTGCGGCCGTGTGCCCGGCGCTCTTTGTCCGTGTAGTGATCCAAGTGCATGTAGACATGTCTACACCACGACCTGTAGACTCGTCTACTAAACGAGATACCAGTTTTATGTCAGTGACCAGCGGTACGATTGGTCAACGACGTTGCGGCCATTGATGAACGGGCACGTATCACGTGAACAGAAGAAGCAAATAACGCAATTGAGGAACAGGGGGTCAGGCAATGACCGCGCGCACTCCGCACATCGATCCCGAGGGGTTGGGCGCGGCGATCGCCGCGTGGCAGGCCGATGTACCCGCCGCGGTGGCCTACCCCGAATTGACCGCTGCGCCTGACGATGCGGCCACGGCAGCGGTTCTCGCGTCGATCGCGCACTGGCCTGGTGAACACACAGCGATGGCCGGCGACCGAGACGACAAAGCCACCCGATTCGTCAACGCCGCCTCGGCGACCACCCACATTGAGGTGGCCGCCGATGACGATAACGGCGTGCGGATCTCCTCGATCGAGGGCGTATGGACATGACACATGCACCGGGGTGGTCATCGATACCGCCGATAGCCGGTTCGACACGACCGGGGTATCCGATGCCGCCTGCGCCGCCGCCGATACCACCTGCCGGCCGCCGGTCTGGTGGTGTGCGGCGAGCCGCCACAAGTGCGGCTTTGGTGGCCTGCGTTTTTGGTGCTGGAGTGGGCGGCGTTGCAGTCGGCGCTCATCTGGCGCCGCGGCCCACCACTGCTACACCACTGCCCGCGACGTCGCCACCACCACCTGAGGTCGTGCGAGCCCAAACCATCAATCTGTGCACGCGGTGGGCTGCCGCCTATGCGGCTATTCCGACGCCGCAGACCCGTGCCGCTGATGTGGTACCGGCAACGAATTATGTCGCTGATGCGTTGCGCGATAACCCGGCCGCCGATACTGGCGTGCGTGCGGCGATGCTCAAGTCGCTGCAGCTGATGCGTGATCAGGCCGCGGCATTAAGCAGGGAACCGGCTAAAGGCGCGGTGCAGCCCCCGGCCGGCTGGACCGCCGCCGCGGCTAATGCCGCCGATGATCAAGTGTGGGCGCGGTGCAACGGATACCAGGAGTAAACACTAATGGCGGCAGTCGATTTCGGTGACGACAGTGAGTTTGCAGCCGCGGTCAAAGCGGGCCGCTGGCCCAGCCCCGAGGTCCTTGATCGTGTTGCCGCCGCCCATCACCAGCAGGCTACGGCGCTGCGCACCGCCTACAACACGTCGTGCGACGTCCACCGGCCGCGGCTGCAAGAAGCGCTGGAAGGGCAAGCCGGTGACGCCCAACTCGCAGAACACAACGCGAACGTTAATCTGTGGGACACCCACGCCGACCTGTACACCACATCAGGGCACGCGGTCGGCAACGCTGCCGGTGAGCTTCGCGCACTGCAACACGATCTCAGGCTGCTCATCGCGGACAAGGAACCTCAGTACCACGCCGCCTTGCAGAGCAGAAAACCTGTTGCCGCACAAGCTATTTTGACAGAAACATTGACCGAAGCGGACGACATGGTGACCAAACGCACCGGTACCGCAACGATGTACGTTCGAGGCGTGGATTTCACTGCGCCCCTGCCGGAAAGACCCGCTACCGACGCCACCGGCCAGAACGGCTCAGGTGGGAATCCGCACCACGACAAGAGGACGGACCCAGACAAAAGCGACGGGCAGGCGGGCGGGGAGAATTCAAGCTCCACGGATGGCCAATACCAAGCTCAGTCCCAACGAGACGTAAGAACTGATTTACCCTCCGGGGCAACAGCATCTGATCCTGATGTCAGCGGTTCATCGCACGATATACGAACGGACCTGCCGCCGGGTGCTCCTCCGAACGGTGCTACCTCGCCGCTTAATCAAGTTCCGCAATTCCTTGGCGGGTCGATGGGCCGGGCCGCTTCTGGTGGCGGTTCTGCTGGTGGGGGTGGTTCGGGGATTTCGGGTCTGGGCTCGGGGTTGAATCCTGGCTTGGGGGGTCTGGGCTCGGGTATGCCGACGTCGCCGGCTTCGTCGTTGCCGTCTGCGCCTGCTGCACAGTCCGCGGCGTCACCGATGGCGAATGCTGGGTCGAGTTTTCAGTCTGGTCTGGCTTCGGGGATGGGCGCGACGGCGCCTCCTCCGGTGGCTGCACAGCCGATAGCGCAGCAGGCGATGGCTGCTCAGCAGCCGTTGATGGGTTCCCCGGCGGCCGGTAGTGGGCCGGCGGGTGTGCCGATCGCGCCGCATGGAGTGCCCGACGGCGGTGGGGGCGGACCGGTGCCGGGCGGGTCTGGCGGTGGCCCGGTGGGTGGTGCGCCGATGATGCCGCCGCCGGCCATGGCCGCCGGGCCGCTGGCCCCCTACAGTGCGCCGGGTGCGGGTGCGCCGCCTGCGGGTGGTGGTGCGCCGACGACTCCGGCGGCTGCTGGTCAGTCTTCGTCTGGTGGTCCGGGACCTGCTGCTGGTGGTGGCAGTGGTTTGGCTGCGCCGGGCCCGTTGGTGGCTGGGGGCTCTGGGTCGGGCGCGGCGGCGGGGGGTTTGGGTGCTTCGGCCTCTGAGGTGAATCCGGATTTGCTGTTAGCTCAACGGGTTTTGGGAGAGCTGGTGCGTGGCAGTGCCTCGTATCCGACGTTGGTGTGGTGGGCGGTGTCGGTGCTGCGGCTGCCGGTGGGCGCGCAGGTGGTGATCGCCAGCAACATCGGCGACGGTGGGTATGTTCCGGCGGCGGTGTTTTTGCCGGCGACGGCGCGGTTGGCGGTGGCTGATCCGGCGGTGCCGTTCGGTTGGGGGCAGCGGTGGATGGGCAATCGGCATCCGGCTAAGGCGTTGGTCGATCATTTCGAGCACGTGAGTAAAAAGGTTGCGGCCGTGTCGATGTCGGCGCTGGTGACCAATGAGTCCTGGGCGGATAAGCCTGCCTGTGCTCGGGATTTTTTGGTGGTCAATCATCTGGATGCGTTGAACATGCTGTCCGAGGCGCCGAAGCTCGACGGTTGGCATCAGCATCGTTTGGTTGCGCTTGATCCTGGGCTGGCGCAGCGGTTGGCGGCTCTGGTTGAGCGTGGGTATGCACCGGATTGGGTGGCCGGTCAGCTGACGGTTTCGGTGATCGCGGCGGCGCGGCAAGAGCCAGAGGTTGCGGACTGTAAGTTGGTGACCGACGACGAGATCAATGTCTTGCAGGCGGTGCATCGAGGTAGCGCTGATGCGGCGACGTGGCAGCTGTATGACCAGCGGGCCGATGAACGTTACGACGGCAAGCT from Mycobacterium lentiflavum encodes:
- a CDS encoding helix-turn-helix domain-containing protein, producing MAQSAHSEGVSETRIAEELGVDRMTVRKWLGKR
- a CDS encoding recombinase family protein, with translation MRIGYGRVSTRDQRPEAQRDALVAAGCDRIFLDVVSGKLARRPELDKALLSANRVGDQLVVTKLDRLGRSLEHLIELSKRLQGAGVDLVVLDQGIDTSTAIGRMFFQILGAVAEFEHALMSERTMDGLAAARARGRTGGQKPKLGPRQVKLAQQMYGETGDDGKRRYTVAQIAAEFGVTRPTIYRHLSKPLNTSSSTATTRIDV
- a CDS encoding YfbU family protein, yielding MAVLNIRVEDRIRDQLKGMADAEGVTLSEYARDLLMAAVVPVHQPPERHGDLPAPETMRISDRQVLSLLHRILARVLPADSNDVDGNTEDQLERARVIESGFTEEYWREVAGFRPELSKRDCGRVLDILDMFRSITFSIQRLEKQGTTVGEDAAYGLEFQGFDFNDGLESHMASYIEFLMEDGDRWTELRPQLDRTDGGNSHHRMLDIYMRMLAEYRRIMDGRGLGLHPDHYLLSMDELEKIAAARVHPSNRG